A part of Drosophila ananassae strain 14024-0371.13 chromosome 2R, ASM1763931v2, whole genome shotgun sequence genomic DNA contains:
- the LOC123256956 gene encoding heparan sulfate 2-O-sulfotransferase pipe-like isoform X4, whose product MSLNAERSYKMKLRDVENAFKYRRIPYPKRSVELIALLAISCTFFLFMHTNKLNSRLKEMEVKLQPSEFSALGITGNHISGHDAGKHDDINTLHGTYQYLKSTGQLKYLKAADLNNTARAQLDTLFFNRVPKAGTEKMMELLKILAKRNNFIARRDVEGFFETVLMNPSFTKEFLHADILNATTANSYSKHIAFIDFSALDEPWPIYINLVRDPLERLVSWFYYRRAPWHWAERYEVFGDAIKMPSIQWLKKDFNHCIDEHDPECVYEQMELWNVGDHRRQSLFFCGQWKKDCM is encoded by the exons TTCGGTGGAGCTGATAGCCCTGCTGGCTATTTCGTGCACCTTTTTCCTATTCATGCACACGAATAAGCTGAACAGTCGCCTCAAGGAGATGGAGGTGAAGCTGCAGCCCTCGGAGTTCTCGGCCCTGGGTATTACCGGCAATCACATCAGTGGACACGATGCGGGCA AACACGACGATATCAATACCCTGCATGGCACCTATCAGTACCTGAAGAGCACTGGCCAG CTTAAATACCTGAAGGCCGCCGATCTGAATAACACAGCCCGGGCGCAATTGGATACCTTATTCTTCAATCGGGTACCCAAAGCCGGCACTGAAAAGATGATGGAATTGTTGAAGATTCTGGCAAAGCGCAACAACTTCATAGCCCGCCGGGATGTTGAGGGATTCTTCGAAACGGTCCTCATGAATCCCAGTTTCACCAAAGAATTTCTCCACGCCGATATACTAAATGCTACGACAGCCAATAGTTACTCGAAGCACATCGCGTTTATAGATTTCAGCGCCCTGGACGAGCCCTGGCCCATTTACATAAACCTGGTGAGGGACCCGCTCGAGAGGCTGGTCAGTTGGTTCTACTACAGGCGCGCTCCCTGGCACTGGGCTGAAAGGTACGAGGTATTCGGCGACGCCATCAAAATGCCCAGCATCCAGTGGCTCAAGAAGGACTTCAATCACTGCATTGACGAACACGATCCGGAGTGTGTCTACGAGCAGATGGAATTATGGAACGTGGGCGACCACCGGCGACAGTCGCTCTTTTTTTGTGGCCAATGGAAGAAGGACTGCATGTGA
- the LOC6493632 gene encoding heparan sulfate 2-O-sulfotransferase pipe translates to MQRIGYNVHDRRSSEEEIRGDPADGHHHDHHNHHHHVHHQGNRHPESDHKASHDKQLAIPENKSKIKDMDYEDDDEDEDDDDELGGGNHEEEDGFNFEADLLNNTKFAEADFVFFNRVPKVGSQSLMELMARLGKINGFTHARNKGSAHETIVMNKQRQNDLVGDLLTRQKPHIYSQHIAYINFTRFHLPKPIYINLIRDPIDRIISWHYYIRARWYYRDMKAKLGDQAPPMPSDEFLNLDLDTCVRNHDPHCTFNQGEIKNAVGDHRRQTLFFCGMNQKVCMPFNSKVAMQKAKRTVETEYAVVGTWEDTNITLSVLEAYIPRFFRNAKVAYYLGKDRLSRVNRNNVTRIVSDETRTILRKNLTNEIEFYDFCKQRLYLQYAALSHGKKFGEDDYLLVPEQHNNSDEEY, encoded by the exons ATGCAGCGAATCGGATACAACGTCCATGATCGCCGGAGCAGCGAGGAGGAAATTCGTGGAGATCCTGCAGACGGACATCATCACGATCACCACAATCACCACCATCATGTCCATCACCAGGGCAATCGTCATCCGGAGTCTGATCACAAGGCCTCACATGACAAGCAGCTGGCTATACCAGAAAACAAGTCAAAGATTAAGGATATGGACTATGAGGACGATGACGAAGATgaggacgatgacgatgaGTTGGGTGGCGGAAACCACGAGGAAGAGGACGGCTTCAACTTTGAGGCCGACTTGCTGAATAACACCAAGTTCGCCGAGGCGGACTTTGTGTTCTTCAATCGCGTCCCCAAGGTGGGAAGTCAGTCGCTGATGGAACTGATGGCCCGATTGGGAAAAATCAATGGATTTACCCATGCCCGGAACAAGGGCAGTGCCCACGAAACCATTGTGATGAACAAGCAGCGGCAGAACGACCTTGTTGGGGATCTCTTGACCCGCCAAAAGCCACACATCTACAGCCAGCATATAGCCTACATCAACTTTACTCGATTCCATCTGCCGAAGCCCATCTACATAAACTTGATCCGCGATCCCATCGACAGGATTATCAGCTGGCATTACTACATCCGAGCTCGGTGGTATTACCGGGATATGAAGGCCAAGCTGGGTGATCAGGCGCCGCCAATGCCCTCGGATGAGTTCCTGAACCTGGATCTGGACACCTGTGTACGCAACCACGATCCCCACTGCACATTCAACCAGGGGGAGATCAAGAACGCAGTGGGAGATCATCGCCGACAGACGCTATTTTTCTGTGGAATGAATCAAAAAGTGTGCAT GCCTTTCAACTCAAAGGTGGCCATGCAGAAAGCTAAAAGAACCGTGGAGACTGAATACGCTGTGGTGGGCACCTGGGAGGACACCAATATCACACTTTCCGTCTTGGAGGCCTATATTCCTCGATTTTTCCGCAACGCCAAAGTGGCCTACTACC TGGGAAAGGATCGTCTTTCGCGGGTTAATCGCAATAATGTCACACGTATTGTTAGTGACGAAACCCGAACCATTCTCAGAAAGAATCTGACCAATGAAATCGAGTTTTATGATTTCTGCAAACAGCGCTTATACCTGCAATATGCTGCCCTAAGTCATGGGAAGAAGTTCGGGGAGGATGACTACCTGCTGGTACCCGAACAGCACAACAACTCTGACGAGGAGTATTAA
- the LOC6493631 gene encoding heparan sulfate 2-O-sulfotransferase pipe codes for MYRLGEKNDFQVERAPFSKPVGVFWTAERQKQEAKRIFDLQEQPAFAYVEHMNFMNFRPFHHPQPIYINLVRDPVERVISWFYYKRTPWNSVKMFEITGKFQNRSHYFSVLCRFNVSIDRVILSRPFNTPAAIAKAKQNVERDYSVVGSWEDVNVTLTVLEHYIPRFFKGVTDLYYEPEVGLAFKKMNTNHWKPKISERIKRIMRANFTQEYDFYHFVKQRLYRQYFAIKKDMEL; via the exons ATGTACCGCCTGGGTGAAAAAAATGACTTCCAGGTGGAAAGGGCACCTTTCTCGAAGCCCGTTGGAGTTTTTTGGACAGCGGAACGCCAAAAACAAGAAGCCAAGCGAATTTTTGACCTTCAGGAGCAACCAGCCTTCGCCTATGTGGAGCACATGAACTTCATGAACTTCCGGCCGTTTCATCATCCCCAGCCCATCTACATCAACTTG GTTCGTGATCCCGTCGAAAGAGTGATCAGTTGGTTCTACTACAAACGCACACCCTGGAACTCGGTCAAAATGTTCGAGATCACGGGAAAGTTTCAGAACCGATCCCATTAC TTTTCTGTCCTTTGCCGGTTTAATGTCTCAATCGATCGGGTTATCCTTTCAAGACCTTTCAACACCCCAGCAGCCATTGCCAAGGCGAAACAGAACGTGGAACGTGACTACTCGGTGGTTGGGAGCTGGGAAGATGTGAACGTGACTCTGACAGTACTCGAGCACTACATACCTCGTTTCTTCAAGGGTGTTACTGACTTGTACTATG AGCCCGAAGTAGGTCTGGCCTTCAAGAAAATGAACACGAACCATTGGAAACCGAAAATTAGCGAACGCATCAAAAGGATTATGCGGGCGAACTTCACCCAGGAGTACGACTTCTATCACTTTGTCAAGCAGCGTTTGTACAGACAATACTTTGCAATAAAAAAAGACATGGAACTGTAA
- the LOC123257178 gene encoding heparan sulfate 2-O-sulfotransferase pipe-like, translating into MNIEREYSVVGSWEDTNVTLAVLEAYIPRFFTKARQVYYNKTEKFTINNVSHDTHLDEDVEAYLRASFSFEIELYQFIKQRLYKQYIAVHKDEFSP; encoded by the exons ATGAATATCGAGCGGGAGTACTCGGTGGTTGGCAGTTGGGAGGACACAAACGTGACATTGGCTGTTCTGGAAGCATATATACCTCGATTTTTTACCAAAGCCCGACAGGTCTACTATA ATAAAACCGAAAAGTTCACTATAAACAATGTGTCGCATGACACACATCTGGACGAGGATGTGGAAGCATATCTGCGGGCCAGTTTCAGCTTCGAGATAGAGCTGTATCAGTTCATCAAGCAGCGACTCTACAAGCAGTATATTGCCGTCCACAAGGACGAATTTTCACCCTAA
- the LOC116655751 gene encoding heparan sulfate 2-O-sulfotransferase pipe-like, with the protein MQRAKKNIEERYAVVGTWEDTNTTLTVLEAYIPRFFAGAKEEYYKMRKFLGNFNRNQYRPTVSDRVRAVLSRNLTQEIELYQFIKHRLYKQYIALQLDLDPRLRE; encoded by the coding sequence ATGCAACGGGCCAAGAAGAACATTGAAGAGCGCTACGCAGTGGTTGGAACCTGGGAGGATACCAACACTACTCTGACGGTGCTGGAGGCCTATATTCCTCGGTTCTTTGCCGGAGCTAAGGAGGAGTATTATAAGATGAGAAAATTCCTGGGAAACTTTAACAGAAACCAATATAGGCCCACTGTAAGCGATCGGGTGAGAGCAGTGCTCAGTCGGAATCTCACCCAGGAAATCGAATTGTATCAGTTTATCAAACACCGACTATACAAACAGTATATAGCGCTCCAACTGGACTTAGATCCCAGGCTGAGAGAATAA
- the LOC123256956 gene encoding heparan sulfate 2-O-sulfotransferase pipe-like isoform X3 has protein sequence MSLNAERSYKMKLRDVENAFKYRRIPYPKRSVELIALLAISCTFFLFMHTNKLNSRLKEMEVKLQPSEFSALGITGNHISGHDAGKHDDINTLHGTYQYLKSTGQLTHLTTADLNNTGRAQLDTIFFNRVTKTGSEKMMELLKILGKRNDFVARRDAEGLYEVVIMDPVYAKNFIHSDILNETKANTYTKHVAFIDFTALDEPWPIYINMVRDPIERLVSWFYYARAPWYWAERRETFGDAIQMPDINWLKKDFNQCIEEHDPECVYEQMEMGNLGDHRRQSLFFCGMRTDICMPFNSHEAMQRAKKNVEKRYAVVGTWEDTNTTLTVLEGYIPRFFEGAKEEYYKMRDVLGNFNKNQFRPTLSDRARAVLSKNLTREIELYQFIRHRLYKQYIALQLDLDPKLRVN, from the exons TTCGGTGGAGCTGATAGCCCTGCTGGCTATTTCGTGCACCTTTTTCCTATTCATGCACACGAATAAGCTGAACAGTCGCCTCAAGGAGATGGAGGTGAAGCTGCAGCCCTCGGAGTTCTCGGCCCTGGGTATTACCGGCAATCACATCAGTGGACACGATGCGGGCA AACACGACGATATCAATACCCTGCATGGCACCTATCAGTACCTGAAGAGCACTGGCCAG CTTACACACCTGACCACCGCCGATCTGAACAACACGGGACGAGCCCAACTGGATACCATATTCTTCAATCGGGTCACGAAGACTGGCAGCGAAAAGATGATGGAATTGCTTAAGATTCTGGGGAAACGCAATGACTTTGTCGCCCGTCGGGATGCCGAGGGATTATACGAAGTAGTCATCATGGACCCGGTCTACGCCAAAAACTTCATCCACTCCGACATATTGAACGAGACGAAAGCGAACACCTATACGAAGCATGTGGCATTCATTGACTTTACTGCCCTGGACGAGCCCTGGCCGATCTACATAAACATGGTGCGGGACCCGATCGAGAGGCTGGTCAGTTGGTTCTACTACGCCCGGGCGCCTTGGTACTGGGCCGAGCGGAGGGAGACCTTCGGCGATGCCATCCAAATGCCCGACATCAACTGGCTCAAGAAGGACTTCAACCAGTGCATCGAGGAACACGATCCGGAGTGTGTCTACGAGCAGATGGAAATGGGCAACCTGGGCGACCATCGACGACAGTCCCTCTTCTTCTGTGGGATGCGGACGGACATCTGCAT GCCCTTCAACTCCCACGAGGCCATGCAACGGGCCAAAAAGAATGTGGAGAAGCGCTACGCGGTGGTTGGAACCTGGGAGGATACCAACACTACTCTGACGGTGCTGGAGGGTTACATACCCCGGTTCTTTGAGGGTGCCAAGGAGGAGTATTACAAGATGCGGGATGTGCTGGGAAACTTTAACAAAAACCAGTTCCGGCCCACTCTAAGCGACAGGGCGAGAGCTGTTCTGAGCAAGAATCTCACCCGTGAAATAGAACTGTATCAGTTTATCAGACACCGGCTGTACAAGCAGTATATAGCGCTCCAACTGGACTTAGATCCCAAGCTGAgggttaattaa